Below is a genomic region from Syntrophorhabdales bacterium.
GTCGGGCCCGGAATGGATGCGAACCAGCGATCGCAGGTCGCGAATTCACGAGCCAGTGTGGTGATGACGGGCACCTGTTCCGGAGAGAAGCATTTCATGATCTTGGCCGGCTGTGGTGCGCCGCTTACCCGATAACTCGCAATAAATCCGCTGTTGTCGATCCCGGGATATTTTTTGGTGGCGGGGTCGGGGTAGACAGCATTGGCGCCGCACAGTTGTATGAGAGCATTTTTGAACTCGTGGCCCGGGTCCGGATCAGGTGGATGGATTTTAAACTCTGCAGGCGTCGCAGCGAAGACCTGCGTGGCGGGATCAGC
It encodes:
- a CDS encoding alkaline phosphatase family protein; translation: MGTAGQQNEIAGTIKHVFVLMMENRSFDHLLGFAGLAGPDATTGQPTRADDLVSNPCYNVDPADPATQVFAATPAEFKIHPPDPDPGHEFKNALIQLCGANAVYPDPATKKYPGIDNSGFIASYRVSGAPQPAKIMKCFSPEQVPVITTLAREFATCDRWFASIPGPT